In Panthera tigris isolate Pti1 chromosome B1, P.tigris_Pti1_mat1.1, whole genome shotgun sequence, the sequence ACGAGGTGGCCGTCATAGATGCCATCCCATTGGCGGCCACGGAGCATGACACCATGCTGGAGATGTCTGACATGCAGGTGTGGTCCGCAGGCCTCACACCCTCCCTGGTCACTGCTGAGGACTCCTCTCTGGAGTGCAGCAAGGCCGAGGACTCTGACGCCACCGGCCATGAGTGGAAGCTGGAAGGGGTGCTCTCCGAGGGACCCCagggccccacgctgggctctctGGACCTTGTGGAGGATGACACAGTGGATTCAGATGCCACAAATGGCCTTATCGATTTGCTTGACCAGGAAGAAGGTCAGAGGTCAGAAGAGAAGCTGCCAGGTCATAAGAGTCAGGAGGACTCCACAGGTGTAGGTCAGGACTCAGAGAATGAAGTGTCTCTTGTTTCAGGCCAGCAGAGGGTGCAAGCCCACATCACAGAATCCCCCAGCGTGAGTCGGGTGATGGAGACCAGCCAGGACAGGTAAGGGCCGGGCTGCCATGACAGGATACGTTTCGTCTTCCTGGGCTTCGGGTGAGATGGTGCCTGACAGTGAGTACAGAGGGAATGCTTAGGTGCTGCCGCTGACCTTGACCCTGCGCTCTAACTGCCCAGGAGCAAAGCAGCTCAGTGTGGCGCCAGCTGGCCTGTGAAGTCACCCAGCCCTCGCTCAGCCCTCTGTCCTGTAGGAGTGGAACAGTGATCTGTAAAGGCCAGTCCTCGCCCAGGATGCCCCTGGGTGtggccagcaggggagaggccgggTCGTTGGGACAGGGAAGGGCGCTAGGAGAGAGAGATTGTAAGGCTTGGTAGAGCTACCTCTCCAAAGTGCAGCTGAGGGTAGGTGCTCTGGGCCCTTTCTGTTGGGTGCTTGCTGTTGAAGACCATATTTAGAAACGCAGAAGCAGCAGGGCCCAGGGAAGTTATTCAGGCAGTCTCACACCTTGAGTGTGACCGAGCTGATAATGGCGCCCCCTTTGAAACTGTCCCCCTTTGAAAGTGTGAGGCTGGTGGGCTTATTGGGGCAGGACAGAGCTTTCATCTACTGAGAGACGGGTGATTCTCCTGGGCTGCTCCTGTGCCTGTAGCGGGACAGCAGCTTGGATGGTTCAGGCAGAAGGGCCTTCTGCAGATGCTGTAGAAGCCACAGGCTCGACTCACGTCCATGGCAGTGGGCCCACCATACCCTAGGGCTGGGCAGAATGTGGAGGGTCACTTTGGCCTTCCTGGACTGGCATAGGAACTGGGGCACAGTGGCcctttcttccatattttcccTAACGCAAGGAGAGAGTTTACATGCTCCCTGAAGGCTGTGCACAGCCAGCACACCCAGGTTGCTCAGGTCTGGCCActtcctcttcccacccacaTCCCCCTTCAGACCCTCTCAGAAGCCCAGTCTGACCGGGTCCACTCAGTGTGACCCAAGTACCGATgtaggagggaagagaaagccaTTTACAAGAGGAGACAGCAGGgatttattttggtttggtttggtttcctAAACGAATCCTTTGTTTAGTGGGGAGAATTGGACAGACTGAGTAGAGTGAAATACTGGCATGCCTGTGACAGAGGCCATCACCCAACAACCTGTGGTAACCATTCATTCAGCAGGCATTGAGGGCACACTATGTGCCAGCCCCTGCACCACTATCCCAGCAGGGCCACCAAATGGGGAACCGGAAGGCCTGGTGACAGTGCGGGATGTGGTACAGCTTGGCTCTCTATCCTTGGTCAGCCCTCCGGTGGGGACAGATGAATGTCGTTCACTCACCCAACAGTATGTATTgcgtgcctactgtgtgccaggcacctaTAAACGTGCCTCGGTGCTGGAGATGTGGCATTGAACCAAACACAGAAAAGTCTCCCATCTGCAGAGAGTGTGTGATCTAGTGAGGAAATGGACAATAAATGAGATAAAGCCAAATAAATGGGAAGTATTTAAAAGGGGAAAGTTAGATGATAgtgctaaaaaggaaaataaaggagggaagAGGATGGGATGCACATACCTGTGTGGAGAGGGGATGGCCAAAATGAGGGATTGGGTAGCAGGGGAGGCCTGAGTCTGTGACGTTGGAGTGAAGACCAGAAGGAATTAAGGGGTGAATCGTATGAATACCAGAGGGGACATATCCAGCAGAAGACCCAGCCAGTGCAAAGGTCTTGTGGTAGAACATGCATGGCCTAGTCAAGGACCAGTGAGAAGGTCACTGATCACAGCAGAGTGATGGAAGGAGCTAATGGGGCCAGACACATCCAGCCTTGAGTTCCTAGAAAGACTTTGGCATTCATTGGGTAGGATGGtgagccactggagggttttgagcagagggaGTGAGGTGATGTGGCAGCTGCCTTGAGAACAGCCTGACAGGGCCAGGGGtcaggcagaggcagggagatgagCCAGGAGGTAAGAGTTGCTACTAGTATGGACCAAGATGGCGGCAGTGCTGGTGGTAAGAAATGATTGTGTTCAGGTTATATGCTTGAAAGTTGAACAAACGAGGTTTGCTGACAAATAAGACAtggagtgtgagagagagaagtctAAGAGTTCCCTAGTGTCCTTGACCTGACAACTGGAAGGATGAAGAGGCTATGTAGTGCAGGGTGGGGAAGACTGGGCAgaacagggagggggggggggaagtcagGAGTATGGATTTGATCGTGCTATCCCTGAGATGCCTGTTAGAGCCCCCCAGAGCAAAGACATTCAGGAGGCAGCTGGGCATATACATCTGCAGCTTGAGGAAGAGATTCTGTGTGCACACCTGGGCATCATGAGGACACAGGTGGGATGTGAAGCCATGGATTGAACGAGCTCACTTAGGAGGTAGATGTAGGTAGAGATGAGGTCTGAGAACTGAGCCCTGGGGTGGCCCAGTGCTCAGAAGTCAGAGAAATTAGGAGAAACTGACAAAGGACACTGAGAAGTGGtagccagagagaggggggaaaaccAGGCAAATGTGGTATCCAGAAGCCATAGAAGATTGTGTTTCCACAGGGAGAGAGTGGTCGCCTtattggatgagcactgggataAGGACTGTGGAGTGCAGGTGGcctggagggctggagggaggcagaggaggtgatgggcatggagaCCTGGGTGACAGCCATCAGTGTGAGCCAAGTGCCTCAGGAGCCCAGGGTGAAAAGCCAGCCACTTAAAGGGATGGGCCAGTGGCACTGGTACCCGTGGCCCTCTCCACCTGGACAGCAGGAATGGGCCACTTGTGCCTCTCTGGACAGGGCAGTCAGCTATGTGCTGACCATGTGTAATTGCTCATGCAGTCCCGTCCCTCGGGTGTGCAGTATGGGACGTGGAGCCAGCGCTCTGGAGGGGGAGGGTATCTGAGCGGCCAGAGACTGAAGGGCGACCCagtgccctttctctcttcctggaccCCAGATTGCAGGACTGGGAGGAAGAAGGCTCCATTGTCTCATACCTACAAGATGCTGCACAAAGTTCCTGGCAAGAGGAGGTCGTACGTGGCCCACACTCATTCCAGAGTACGGTCACCACCATCAAAGAGCTGGAGCCCAGTGGATCTCAGGAGTATGAGAAGGTCCTGATGTCTGCAACTGAGCACATTTGGGAGGAGCAACCAGAGGCTGAGAGCCTGCAGGCCGACAGGGAACGGAGACGACAAAGCCACCAGGAGTGGGTGCAGGAGGCTCGGAGCACTTTCTCCCAGATGGCAGAGGTGAGACGCCCACAGAGGCACCTGCTGATGCCTGCCAGCACTGGAGGGGCCTGAGGCCCAGGGTAGCCTCTCATTCTATCAAGCCCTAGGCCAAGCatgcttcctttctttaaaagttgTGGCTGTGACTTCACTTTCTCTAGAAGCAAGGATACAAAGCCCCGGTCTCTGCTGAGGGAAGGAAGTAACATTCACGGGGCATCCCAGGCACACGGCCTATGATGTCATGCTCACACTGCCTCGGGTCTCTGTTGTCATTCCCATGTGGCAGCTGACAGTCGAGccgcttgtccaaggtcacaggatGAGAGGCAGGCTTTGCAGTTAGGTCTGGCTGATTCCCAAgccatggtttttgtttgttttctttttccgtGGTGTGTTTTAGGAAGGGTGTAGAGCAGAGAGACCTGAGTGTTAGACTGATCCTGGTCCCACCATGGTCAGTGTGGCCACGGACAAGCCACTCTCTTCTCGGCATCTgggtttcctcattggtaaaggAGGAATGAATGGATTACCACCAAGGTGCACTGGCTCAGGAGTTCTGTGATCCTGTGGGGGGCTCCTCAGGTGGACCAGGAGAGGCCTGCTGGCCTCGCTCCTGACTTCTGGTCTCTGCCTACCTCAGGCCTCCCTCCTCTGTTTGAGTTTGCCCGGCTGTACTTATTATCTGTTTGCTTTAGCTTCACTCCCCTTTCACATTCTCTTGCCCCCAAACATTCCCACCCCGTAGACAtccattttaatgtgtttttggaaaaattttttattttgaaaaatcgcaaataaatacaaaaacagaatagCATATTAATTTGCATGCACACTCCACCCAGGCTGTACAGTTACCCAGTtatggccaatcttgtttcatctataccttctccacttttctctcccccaacatattattttgaaacaaatcccagATACCTTATTAAGCTGTGTCTTTTTAATGTATGCTCTTTTATAAAATCTGCATGGCCATTCCGTGCATATGCATTTTTAGCGTGTGCATAAATGATGTGTTCTGCGTCTCATTTGGTTTCTTATGGTTCAGTCAGCACTGTTTCCTCATTTGGGagccctttcctcttctctctcccctctgctgctttctcttctctctctgccctacctgAACCTGAGCCCTAGCAGGCACCTTGGGGCCCCCACGACCAGGTTAGCTGCACAATAATGCTGGGCTGCTGGCTGCAAAGAACTGCTAGGAATCCAATATGGTTTTATTTAGATACTTCCCTCCAAGTATGTGACTTGGACAAGATAGGCAGCTGTGTCCATTTTTAACCCCAGACCACCATGTGCATTCTTGGCCATCAGGCTAGCCTTTGGCACTTCTACTGCTCCTAATAGCAAGCACTGGGCTGAGAGCATGGGTGCTCTTAACTGGGTCTATGATCCTGAATCCTTGGGAAAGAGAAGGACACCAGGAGCCTTCTTATGCATGGCCCCTCTGCAGTCAGCCTTTGGTCATGGGAGGACTGGGGAAAAAGCAAGGGCACTCTAGGGGATCATGAGAGAAACCTTCTAGGTCATAGGGTCCAACTGCCTCATTTAtcattgaggaaactgaggttccagagaagcttctccagggtcacacagtgaaCCAGTGTCAGGGCCAGGGGAGTCCGGATCCCGTTTCCCAGTCGGAATGAGTGGCTATGAAGGGCCCCCAGGCCTGATGCCTTCCAAATCTAGGACAGGATTGGATGTTGTGGGTGAGCTGTTGTCCTCGTCATCTGATGGGACCCCAGAGATGATAATGAGGCCCATTGAAGGCAAGGGTTTCCAAAGAGCCCATTTACTAGTATTTCCAGTAAGTCTCTGGAAACACTGACAGAGAGATGCCCTCCAATTTGGAGCCAGGAAGGCAAGCCTGAGATGACTGTAGGACATTCTCCTCTGAGACCCCAGATGGAAATatctgaagttggactcttatcTGGGCTAACAATGAATGCCCTCCAGTGCCCAGCTCCTTTGCATGTGCcatgggcttttattttttccaggtgCTTCCTTGTTGAAACAAGGCAGTATTGTGTAGTGATGGGAGTTTGAAACTTGAGTCATTTCCTTACTCTTTGaccaggcaagttatttaacctctctgtgcctctatttcctctgtgtaaaatggaaaaatggcaGGGTCGTCGGAAGGCTTAACTGGGTTAGTGTATGAAATGCACGTAGAATCCTGCCTGCCAGCAGTACTCACTCCTAGTCGTCCCTGTTTTAcagaaggaggaaactgaggcccagagaaggtacCCAGGTTTCCCAAGCCCTTACAGTGAGTGAGTTGCAGGGTCAGCTGGCTGTGTCCCAGATCTTTGTTCCCTGTTACTCAAAGAGGAACAGCTTGATCCCGAAAGTGAAATTCCTCTCTGCGGCAGCTGCTGCCCTCTGCATTTGTGAATCAGCTCTGTAAAGACAAGCTTAAAGCGCATGGTTCCTGCTCGTGGGCGTTGACAGCCCGGCATGGGAAGAGCCTTTGAGGACAGGCCTTAAATAGACACACCAGTTACACGCTTACGTTTAGGGTTGCTGTGCCCGGTAAAGGGGGCGGGGAGTGCAGAGGGCCCTCGGGGCTGATGGGAACTGCAAGGGCTTCCAGGGGGCCCCACCACCAGTGTGGACCCCACTGGGCTAATTTGGCTAGGCCTGAGCAAATCACTCGTCCCAGggctatttttgaaagaaacCCCTAACTGTCTGTCCAGGGTATTAGCCAGTCCCATCCCTGCACATGGGGGTGAACTCCATTCTCATCACGGCAGTAACAGACCAGGGAAACACACAAGTAGCCACGTTCTCAAACAGCTTTCCTGGAGTCCCCGAAAGGGAACATGTTCCTGGGCAGCACTGCCTGTAGTTCACATAGGCCTGGAGGGCAAGAGCACAGGGTGGGGCACCAGCCACTCACAGAGTGACTTTGACATGCGCTTTCAGTGCCCAGGACAGGCGCACCTGCCAGCTCCCTTCTAGCCCAGTTGGACAGCCCCAGCAGCTGGTTTGGGGAGCTAAAATTATCGAGGCCTGATGTCACCCAGGCGTGAGGGCAGAGCCTAGGGCAGCTCAGCAGGAGGGCACTCAGCGGGGCAGTTGTGGTGAGGGGCTGTCCAGTCTCCTGCggagagagaatggaaggggCCCCAGGGGCACTCAGGAGTCCCAGAGGAGAATGAGAGACTGGACCCCCACAGTGGCCGGACCCCTAGTCCTGCTAGTCCCTGGAGGGCCCAGCTGCTGAGGAGGTGAGGATGTGGACTTTCATCACCCAGCTCCTGGTCACCCTAGTGCTCCTGGGCTTCTTTCTGGTCAGCTGTCAGAACGTGATGCACATTGTCAAGGGCTCCCTGTGCTTTGTGCTGAAGCACATCCACCAGGAGCTGGACAAGGAGCTGGGGGAGAGCGAGGGCGTGAGTGACGACGAGGAGACCATCTCCACGAGGGTGGTCCGGCGTCGGGTTTTCCTGAAGGTAACcaccaggcaggaggcagggctgaGGGCACGGCACTGCCATGTGCGCGGGCAGCAGCTGGGGGGGCGGTGCGGGACCCCACGTCAGGGGCTGGGCGCTGCCGCAGGAGCGGGTCTGGGTGTGGATTCTGCACAGCCCACTGCGCCGCGGTTGCACCGGAGGCTCAGCTCCGGGACTTGGGAGGCCACACTCCCGGCCTCAGTGTCTGTGGAAGGGCTTTCTACACCGGAAAGTGCTGTCGAAATCGAAATTAGGTGCCTcgcttcctgcctcagggcctcctCTGTAAAACTTATGTAATCAGCCTGGTTTTGCCTGCTCCCTGTTGAGGGTATCAATCTTGCAagcttggggctccatcccatctTCGGGCCCCACGGCCCCCAGGGGCACTGCTCGCGCTTGGAGCTCTCGGTTTGTGTGCCACCACTTGCTGAGCTGGAGTTTCCTGCCGCAGTGGGGATTTGTCCGCCTGTGGCTGCTGGCTCCCACTCTTTTCTTCATCCGCCACCTCTTTCCCAGACTACCCGCTTACGAATActgaattttctccttttctccaatCCTAGGGGAATGAGTTTCAGAGTATTCCAGGGGAGCAGGTGACAGAGGAACAGTTCACAGATGAGCAGGGCAACATTGTCACCAAGAAGGTGGGTGCACAGAGTCCTCCTGAGCTGGAGAGACACAGGGGGGCTAGATGGTGCTGGACTCACCTCCCAGCTTCTCGCTGCTGCCCTAACAGAGGGTAAACATGGCTCCAAAGAGACAGGTTCAGGTGCCGGGAGCTCTGGTCTTCTGAGGTCCGGCATGACATTCCTCAAAGGTACTTTACTGATTCAGCCTGAATTCAGCTCCTGCTACTGTGTTCCAGAAGGACCAGGCTCCATGGAACAGCCCAAACCTAGTCCAGCAACGTCTAGCCCTGAAAACAGCTGTAAGACAGAAAGGTGGTGGCCCCGAACTACCATGGGCCTGCGAAACCAAAAGGGCTGTGGAGGTGCATTGAATGGGTAGCAGATTTTAGTTCAGTAGACCTGATTTTGCCTGTCAGGTTTTGGGCACCGTAATAGGCATgggcagaagggagaggaggagcaaAGGGAAGACCTTGTATGGGTTTCCACTGTGGTGCTGCTCCTGCTATTGAAGCAAGACCACTCAGGTGGCCATCTTTCCTCTTACAAAGTGTGCTTCAGGCAGACAGGAActgtgtcttattttgttttcatctcccAGTCCCAGTACATGGGAGGTGCAGAGGAAACAGTGTTGGAATATTCAGGTGACTGAATAAGGGAACATAATTGCATGGAATACCATAGATGAAAAGGAAATACACTTTGCCCTCAGGAGCTCACAATGCACGGAAGACAGCGTGACTTCCAACAATATGAAGAGGCAAACTGATCATTAATGAAATCGGCTAAGACCCATTTGCAAATTCTAGCCC encodes:
- the ANK1 gene encoding ankyrin-1 isoform X3, with translation MWTFITQLLVTLVLLGFFLVSCQNVMHIVKGSLCFVLKHIHQELDKELGESEGVSDDEETISTRVVRRRVFLKGNEFQSIPGEQVTEEQFTDEQGNIVTKKIIRKVVRQIDSSGADDTQEHEEVIAEGPLEDPSEMEADIDYFMTHAKDHTSTPNP
- the ANK1 gene encoding ankyrin-1 isoform X4, giving the protein MWTFITQLLVTLVLLGFFLVSCQNVMHIVKGSLCFVLKHIHQELDKELGESEGVSDDEETISTRVVRRRVFLKGNEFQSIPGEQVTEEQFTDEQGNIVTKKIIRKVVRQIDSSGADDTQEHEEVELRGSSLQPDLIESRKGAQIVKRASLKRGKQ